The genome window ATATTACGGACAACAGAGTCGCTTATCTATTATAACCATGCTGTCCAACGCCTGCCAATACGGACTCCGCGCCATGATCCATCTGGCCCAGCAACCGGAAGATGGATTCGTCCCGGTGCGTGAAATCAGCGCATCGCTGGACGTGTCGCACACGTTCCTGGCCAAGATCCTGCAGCAGCTGGTAGCCAAGGAACTGCTGGTGTCCTTGCGCGGACCGAGCGGCGGCGTACGGCTGGCCCATTCTGCAGACAAGATCCTGCTCAATGACATTGTCGTGGCCATCGACGGCCGGAAAGTACTTGAATCGTGTGTACTCGGTCTGCCCGGATGCGGCCACCAGGCGCCCTGCCCCATGCATGCCTCCTGGGCCGAAGTCCGGAACCGGTTCTGCAAGATGCTTGAGGAAACCAGCCTCCAGACGCTCGCCGCGAAGACCAAAGCCGCCGGATTCCGCCTGACCCCGCACTGATGAACCCATTTCCATCCTCCTATTTCGGACTAAATACTCTTTACTCCATGAAGAAGATACTTCACCCCATCATGGCCCTCCCGCTCCTGCTCGCCGTCCTCCTCCTCGGCGCCTGCGGATCCGAAGGTGGCTCTGACAGCAGCGCCGACGGCAGCGCACCCACCGCCGAATCCGGCCTGACCGCCGTCCAACTTGAGCACGGTCTCGGGCCGATTGCTCCGTTCGATCTCGGCCCCATTGACGCCGCCCTGGCCGAGCGGGGCGCGGACATCTTCAAAATGAAGTGCACGTCGTGCCACAAGATGGAGGGTCGCTATGTGGGTCCTCCACTGGGCGACATCACCGAGACCCGGTCGCCGGCCTACGTCATGAACATGATCCTGAATCCCCAGGAGATGATCACGGCGCATCCCACGGCCAAGAAGGTATTCGCCGAATACCTCACACCCATGCCCAATCAAAGCCTGAGCGAAGACGATGCACGCGCCGTGCTCGAATACCTCCGGACGCAATAACCAACCCATCAGAAGCGCCATGAAACGCATCTCCATCAATCGAATCATCGTCGGCGTGGCCGCCACCCTGCTCATTGGAGCCCTGGCCACGTCGTGCCGTACCGCCACCGACCAATCCGGCCACGCGGACGCCGCCCAGGCCGTCTATGTGCCCCCGGGCAGCTACGACGAATTCTACTCCTTCATGTCCGGCGGATTCTCCGGCCAGGTCACCGTCATGGGCCTGCCCTCGGGGCGGCTGCTGAAGACCATCCCCGTGTTTTCCCAGCACGCCGAAAATGGCTGGGGATACGACGAGGAAACCAAAGCCATGCTGAACACCTCGTACGGATTCGTTCCGTGGGACGATTCGCATCATCCGCAGCTCAGCCAGACGAACGGCGTGCCGGACGGACGGTGGCTGTTCATCAACGGCAACAACACGCCGCGAATTGCGCGCATCGACCTGAAATCTTTTGAAACGGCTGAGATCGTGGAGATTCCGCTCTCCGCGGGCAACCACGCCTCGCCTTTCATCACCGAGAACTCGGAATACGTGGTGGCCGCCACGCGCTTCAGCGTGCCTATCCCGCAGCGGGACATTTCGATTTCCGAGTACAAGGAGCAGTTCAAGGGCACGATTTCGTTCGTACGGGCCGACCGTCCCGGCGAAATGGAAGTCGCCTTCCAGATCATGGTGCCCGGCTATGACTACGACCTGTCCACCGCCGGTACGGGTCCCTCGCACGGCTGGGCCTTCCTGTCCACCTACAACGTAGAGCAGGCCAATACGCTCAAGGAAGTCAACGCCAGCCAGCGCGACAAGGATTTCATTGCCGCCGTGAACTGGAAGCGCGCCGAAGAGTGCGTCGAGGCGGGCAACTTCGAGGAATGGGATGTGACCTACCTGCGCAACGTGAAGCCGCACCAGGGTATAGCCACCACCACGACGCTCTCCGGCAGCAAGATGCTGCAGCCCGCCGACTGCGACGGCCTGGTCTACTTTCTGCCGACGCCCAAGTCGCCCCACGGCGTGGACGTGGATCCCACGGGTGAATTCATTGTGGGCGGTGGCAAGCTGGCCACCGTGCTTCCTGTGCACTCCTTCACGAAGATGCTCAAGGCCATCGAGGACAAGGAATTCGAAGGCATGGCCGATGGCATCCCCGTGCTGAAGTACGATGCGATCATTGCCGGGGAAGTTGAGAATGCCGGCCTCGGCCCGCTCCACACCCAGTTCGACGGCCGCGGCTCGGCCTACACCACGGCCTTCCTGTCCTCGGAAATCGTGAAGTGGGACATCGAGACGTTCACCGTCGTGGACCGCATTCCGGTCTATTATTCGGTGGGCCACCTCATGATTCCGGGCGGTGACAGCCGCCAGCCGGCCGGAAAATACCTGGTCGCGCTGAACAAGATCACGAAGGACCGCTACCTCCCGACCGGACCGGAACTGGCCCACTCGGCGCAGCTCATTGACATCTCCGGCGACAAGATGAAGATGCTCCTGGACTTCCCGACCATGGGCGAGCCGCACTACGCGCAGGCCATTGCGGCGGACCTCGTGACGCCGGATCAGATCAAGATCTATCGCCTTGAAG of Rhodothermales bacterium contains these proteins:
- a CDS encoding cytochrome c, whose protein sequence is MKKILHPIMALPLLLAVLLLGACGSEGGSDSSADGSAPTAESGLTAVQLEHGLGPIAPFDLGPIDAALAERGADIFKMKCTSCHKMEGRYVGPPLGDITETRSPAYVMNMILNPQEMITAHPTAKKVFAEYLTPMPNQSLSEDDARAVLEYLRTQ
- the nosZ gene encoding Sec-dependent nitrous-oxide reductase, with translation MKRISINRIIVGVAATLLIGALATSCRTATDQSGHADAAQAVYVPPGSYDEFYSFMSGGFSGQVTVMGLPSGRLLKTIPVFSQHAENGWGYDEETKAMLNTSYGFVPWDDSHHPQLSQTNGVPDGRWLFINGNNTPRIARIDLKSFETAEIVEIPLSAGNHASPFITENSEYVVAATRFSVPIPQRDISISEYKEQFKGTISFVRADRPGEMEVAFQIMVPGYDYDLSTAGTGPSHGWAFLSTYNVEQANTLKEVNASQRDKDFIAAVNWKRAEECVEAGNFEEWDVTYLRNVKPHQGIATTTTLSGSKMLQPADCDGLVYFLPTPKSPHGVDVDPTGEFIVGGGKLATVLPVHSFTKMLKAIEDKEFEGMADGIPVLKYDAIIAGEVENAGLGPLHTQFDGRGSAYTTAFLSSEIVKWDIETFTVVDRIPVYYSVGHLMIPGGDSRQPAGKYLVALNKITKDRYLPTGPELAHSAQLIDISGDKMKMLLDFPTMGEPHYAQAIAADLVTPDQIKIYRLEENEHPYATLSEADARVVREGTDVHVYMTSIRSHFAPDNIEGIRVGDTVYFHVTNLEQDWDVPHGFAMLGANASELLIMPGDTRTLVWKPTAVGVYPFYCTDFCSALHQEMQGYIRVSDAGSNVPISFHTGG
- a CDS encoding Rrf2 family transcriptional regulator, which gives rise to MLSNACQYGLRAMIHLAQQPEDGFVPVREISASLDVSHTFLAKILQQLVAKELLVSLRGPSGGVRLAHSADKILLNDIVVAIDGRKVLESCVLGLPGCGHQAPCPMHASWAEVRNRFCKMLEETSLQTLAAKTKAAGFRLTPH